The following are from one region of the Theropithecus gelada isolate Dixy chromosome 6, Tgel_1.0, whole genome shotgun sequence genome:
- the PDLIM4 gene encoding PDZ and LIM domain protein 4 isoform X2, which produces MPHSVTLRGPSPWGFRLVGGRDFSAPLTISRVHAGSKAALAALCPGDLIQAINGESTELMTHLEAQNRIKGCHDHLTLSVSRPEGRSWPSAPDDSKAQAHRTHIDPEIQDGSPITSRRPSGTGTGPEDGRPSLGSPYGQPPRFPVPHNGSSEATLPAQMSTLHVSPPPSADPARGLPRSRDCRVDLGSEVYRMLREPAESVAAEPKQSGSFRYLQGMLEAGEGGAPSSRRGTSSTIPSASCAATAA; this is translated from the exons ATGCCCCATTCCGTGACCCTGCGCGGGCCTTCGCCCTGGGGCTTCCGCCTGGTGGGCGGCCGGGACTTCAGCGCGCCCCTCACCATCTCGCGG GTCCATGCTGGCAGCAAGGCTGCATTGGCTGCCCTGTGTCCAGGAGACCTGATCCAGGCCATCAATGGTGAGAGCACAGAGCTCATGACACACCTGGAGGCACAGAACCGCATCAAGGGCTGCCACGATCACCTCACACTGTCTGTGAGCAG GCCTGAGGGCAGGAGCTGGCCCAGTGCCCCTGATGACAGCAAGGCTCAAGCACACAGGACCCACATCGACCCTGAGATCCAG GACGGCAGTCCAATAACCAGCAGGCGGCCCTCAGGCACCGGGACTGGGCCAGAAGATGGCAGACCAAGCCTGGGATCTCCATATGGACAACCCCCTCGCTTTCCAGTCCCTCACAATGGCAGCAGCGAGGCCACCCTGCCAGCCCAGATGAGCACCCTGCATGTGTCTCCACCCCCCAG cGCTGACCCAGCCAGAGGCCTTCCGCGGAGCCGGGACTGCAGAGTCGACCTGGGCTCCGAGGTGTACAGGATGCTGCGGGAGCCGGCTGAGTCCGTGGCTGCGGAGCCCAAGCAGTCAGGCTCCTTCCGCTACTTGCAGGGCATGCTAGAGGCCGGCGAGGGTG GGGCACCATCGTCAAGGCGCGGGACAAGCTCTACCATCCCGAGTGCTTCATGTGCAGCGACTGCGGCCTGA
- the PDLIM4 gene encoding PDZ and LIM domain protein 4 isoform X1: MPHSVTLRGPSPWGFRLVGGRDFSAPLTISRVHAGSKAALAALCPGDLIQAINGESTELMTHLEAQNRIKGCHDHLTLSVSRPEGRSWPSAPDDSKAQAHRTHIDPEIQDGSPITSRRPSGTGTGPEDGRPSLGSPYGQPPRFPVPHNGSSEATLPAQMSTLHVSPPPSADPARGLPRSRDCRVDLGSEVYRMLREPAESVAAEPKQSGSFRYLQGMLEAGEGGERPGPGGPRNLKPTASKLGSPLSGLQGLPECTRCGHGIVGTIVKARDKLYHPECFMCSDCGLNLKQRGYFFLDERLYCESHAKARVKPPEGYDVVAVYPNAKVELV, encoded by the exons ATGCCCCATTCCGTGACCCTGCGCGGGCCTTCGCCCTGGGGCTTCCGCCTGGTGGGCGGCCGGGACTTCAGCGCGCCCCTCACCATCTCGCGG GTCCATGCTGGCAGCAAGGCTGCATTGGCTGCCCTGTGTCCAGGAGACCTGATCCAGGCCATCAATGGTGAGAGCACAGAGCTCATGACACACCTGGAGGCACAGAACCGCATCAAGGGCTGCCACGATCACCTCACACTGTCTGTGAGCAG GCCTGAGGGCAGGAGCTGGCCCAGTGCCCCTGATGACAGCAAGGCTCAAGCACACAGGACCCACATCGACCCTGAGATCCAG GACGGCAGTCCAATAACCAGCAGGCGGCCCTCAGGCACCGGGACTGGGCCAGAAGATGGCAGACCAAGCCTGGGATCTCCATATGGACAACCCCCTCGCTTTCCAGTCCCTCACAATGGCAGCAGCGAGGCCACCCTGCCAGCCCAGATGAGCACCCTGCATGTGTCTCCACCCCCCAG cGCTGACCCAGCCAGAGGCCTTCCGCGGAGCCGGGACTGCAGAGTCGACCTGGGCTCCGAGGTGTACAGGATGCTGCGGGAGCCGGCTGAGTCCGTGGCTGCGGAGCCCAAGCAGTCAGGCTCCTTCCGCTACTTGCAGGGCATGCTAGAGGCCGGCGAGGGTG GGGAGCGGCCCGGGCCTGGCGGACCCCGGAACCTCAAGCCCACGGCCAGCAAGCTGGGCTCTCCGTTGAGCGGCCTGCAGGGGCTGCCCGAGTGCACGCGCTGCGGCCACGGCATCGT GGGCACCATCGTCAAGGCGCGGGACAAGCTCTACCATCCCGAGTGCTTCATGTGCAGCGACTGCGGCCTGAACCTCAAGCAGCGTGGTTACTTCTTTCTGGATGAGCGACTTTACTGTGAGAGCCACGCCAAGGCACGCGTGAAGCCGCCCGAGGGCTACGACGTGGTGGCGGTGTACCCCAACGCCAAGGTGGAACTCGTCTGA